TGTATACTTCCGCAATCATTCTGCTTTTGTCGCACTTAGATTCACGACCAAATCAAATGAAAACGACACAAAACTTTACGAAATCTGGCCCTTGCTTGCATGCAGTCCTGGCTCAACATGGTTCCGCCCCTGGTGATCGGGTTTCTGATCATTGCCTCCGCTACCGCCTTCGTGCTGTCTGGCCCACTTCAACATCGAGAGGCCATGTCCTCACCTCAACCCGAAGAGGCTGCCAGGATCGGGGCCAAAGATTTCGTCTTGCCAGCCCTGGAGGACGAAACGGCCAGCAACGACTCCTTGCACAGCGAAACCGGCGCCGGTGGAGCAGAGGAGACGAGATCCATTGCGGCAGTGCCCGGACCGTGGAAGTGGATATCGCCAGTGTAACAATGCAGTTGTAGGCTGCCACTTCACTACTGGCGCCAATTCTACAGAAACAATTTTCCTTGAGTGCAGCACGATTATCATGTTACGCTCGCAAGAAGCTACTGTGGAGCGTAACATTAATACCGTGGTTCGACAGGAGTGTATAATTTAATCAATTGCCTCGTTTTACAAATTATATCTTTTCCAATCGAAGTGTACCACAGTCCTTATGTGCAGCCTCTGCGTAGAaaaacggcagattgggcgagttggaaatgctccataattttaaagcagcgcgaagcaacaaggacgaatgaagaagggaacacacaaaggcgctgatcttacaacaaaattttatttgaagtaagcaggtcaatttatacgtacacaagaactacgcacatgcgcattgtcaaacacagatgtactcatttaaaaatgcaaataaaaacactgcatcaaaggctcgtgcaattatcgccgatatgctattccCTGTGCAACAGGttcatttccttggaggttagggatactgaaggtgtgctgacgcaacagcttggctttcttatgatatggaaggcctctgctatctctcttgtgcgccgatcattgtgcacaaacaacaccTCCGTGTCCACAAAATACGGTGTGCATttacacgtgaagcaatgcttagctaggttagtctctttttcccaaggaattggcgtgttccatgaggcgtacattaatacatcagccGGAGTGACCTATGTACGTAGAACCACATGACAATGGGATCTGGTACACAATGCCAGTCCTGCACTGGACATGTTGATTGACGTGATTGATGTtacacactttcctctttctatgtccctcgatttttctttgtactgcggcCCCTACATTACTTAGCttattaggggctgaaaaaagaacattaactccGTACTTAGCCCCAACTTTTTTGAACCGGTGCGACAGTGTTTGAACACATGGCATGACGGTCAACCTCTTCCTTTCATTTTGACAAGACTGCACATCTGAGGTGCACTCAGAAGACTTCGCCGCTTTTAATACTTTATCAGCACTTGACACAGTAATCGAGTCCAGGTATCCTGCTTTCCTGCACTTGCGCACTTGGGCTAGGAGACTGCTGCTCATTTGATGAGGACAAGATTTGTTTACTGCCATGCTTAAACAGCTAGTAACAATTCCAGCTTTTGCCAGTTTTGAATGGAACGACTTATAGTTCAGTAGGGGCTTCTCGCTTCGGGGGGAATATTTCCAACACACATGGTCTGGTTCAAAAGTcagttttaaatcaagaaatagcAAGCCATTTTGCTGGGGGACTTCATTTTGTgtaaaaacatcaaaaactcgtTACACATATTCAAGATCTAGGGGCCTTCCAAACACCAGGAAATCATCCACGTAACGGAAAATGCGAATGACTGTTCCTGCTAATTCATTCGACACTTGTCTATCAACGCGGCTCAGAAAGATATTCTGTGTTcgcttctttcttcgtccttgtttcttagcgctgctttaatattatggaggCTCTGCATGTCGCGCGCTCAGAAATTTTGTTGGGTaatgttcttttttatttctgcttgCGTTACAGGATAAACTTCTTAGCAGCTACAGTAGTCCGTCAACTCTTAACTATGATGTTAAAAATGGCACATGAACCGTACGATAAACACGGTTAAATATTTACGGAGCGCTGCAGTACTACAATAAATCCAGGAGTGCTGCATTTCAGTATTTCCTGTTTTTCTTTCGCTGCATATGATTTCGAACGGCCGTTCAAGGAAGTAAAATGCACGATCTAACCAAACGCAGTCATTTATCTAGACAAGCGCCGAAATATGATTAATCCCAACTTTAATTTAATTCATGGGTGTCTGCAACAGGCAAAACGTTTCCAAGATGGTGCGATTGACTTCAGACCCTTGTGTATGACGTCAGTATTGATAGCAAAAACTAATTACATAACTAATGTTCAATTCATTGTCGAAACGGTATTTATAATATTATGAAGCCCAAGGGCTACGCACAGTAGGCAATATTCTAAGAAAAGACAAGGGGCTAACAATTCCCAGTGCACCAAAATTCAAAACAATAAGACTCTTCacaagatagatagataaagaggaggagggaaaggcagggatgttaaccagaaagggatgcttgttggctaccctgcattggggaagaggaattaggggactaaaaggaggaagaaagaaagaatctGATATGCGCACGAACAGCGCAAAGTTAGAAAGGGTAAATAAAAACGCTCGAAAAACAAGATTGTCCTATAATAAAAGGACACAAAAGTCAAATCAAAATTGGTAGCTGTTAATCTCTGCTTAACCTGGTTAGTAGTGTTAAGCTCTTCAAAAAGTCCTATATGATTTTATATGAGATATACACGGATTCATACAGGCCACACATAAAATCATATTGCGACGTGCCTAACGCGCCACATGGCCTCCACGCAtagtcgaaacgacgacgaagcggtggttggctctcgaggcgctctggctctggcTCTGAAGTCACCTTTCACGCTTCCAgcataatatttcttagtcaaccttcggccttttttagtgctgcctggtctcgttttcataccccgcagatatgttacgtgccgtccctccttgatcgcataaatattcatttcacagatgtccgccaaatgtataacaactcctcatctgtccagattgaattcgatgacatttttccatcgaatgcaaagctgcagcccttcccgcttcttaaGGATCTATTACAGGACCACCTAagatcctttccctctcatgttcttattgctagcgatgcctcgcaggatcgcgaaaaggcaggtgtgggaattttttcgccatcACTGGATTAgtatttttctctccgtcttcctgacttcactccaatttttctggctcaattattagcagtaatcttagcctgacgaaaattagaaactaccgtttcccaggccgtggttatgacagactctctgtccatttgctcttccttatcctcacccactgagtctcgggcattacgcctctttaagttcctgattccgctccatctaaattcgttaaggttgctttgggtaccaggtcacatgggctttcacttaaatgaggttgcagattccttagcaagagcctctctcagcggcccaagtgttgctgtcctgccaacgtgcgCATATGCAGCTGCGGttaggtttcgcagctacacaatatttcaggaatttgctgcctcggctcttacatcatctcccgaatatcagcatcttctgcatccttggagtagcaaagactggcgctcacgaagactagaggtctctttcacgcgcttgcgttgccgggttccccttctaaatttctaccttcacagaccTGGCCTGGCagtttccccactgtgcccttttcgtgccgaacctgagacaatagatcacttcctgctgttctgccgcctcTTCTCTCATTTTAGGAAGCgtttttgcaaattccatttcatcaactgggcttgcgtgtgtcttccgcggttgttctttccattggcgcttctttgcttggacgaagcgacaggagtgtgcgctctgctgtgcaaaattttcttcaagaaacgcagcgactcccattctagtttctttttcccgctctcagtcagtacgacattgaaacattacaggaaTTGTAtattattatgcacattaagccattgtcccgtcttcgatctccaagttaacagggcccctgtccttccctcttccaatctatcagactatattactattaccactccttttcccgtcaaaactttcctgtatccagtaattaaccgcctgtgtattggccactcccccgtagtgggtatgtgccagcaacgtctgaggccttccttccttccttcattctttccttctttccttccttccttccttccttccttccttccttcctctggGACCTGGACACTGGCTCTCTAATTAAAAGCTCTCAGTCTTGGGTTCTCCCcgacgcctacctgcacggctcctcaggtcgtgataCTGGTGGAGGTGTGACCGATGCtcccttctcctgcggaagactcgacgcgcccgcctcttgtgaccacccctgtccacagtgccagctggaggagctggaGGATCCTGTCCCCCGAGGTCTTCTCGCGTGACGGCGCACCCTCGACTTTCATTCCGCTCATTGCGACGCCACTGCCCGCCGTGACTATGACTGTGCCTTCGTCCAGCCCCACCTATCTTAACCTTCAGACTACACGAACACCTATGCcctttcacggtggccagttcgaggatgccgaggactAGCTGAAGCACAATGAACGGGTTGCGACCTTCAACTTCTGGGACGACGCGACCAAGATGCGTAACGTTTATTTCAGCCTTGAAGACTCTGCCcgcacgtggttcgagaaccgtgagGCTTCCTACCTATGTGGCTGGACTTCTGATGTCAGCTCCTGACCACGAACGCCAACGGCGACCGCCGGGAGAGCGCGGAGCATGCCCTGTCCTCTCGAATTCAACTTCCAAATGAGGGTGATGCAATATACGCAGAGGATGTGACACGTCTTTGCTATCGCGCCGATCCCGCCATTAGTGAAGACAAAAAGCTACGGCACCTGATGCACGGCGTAAAAGACCAGCTCTTTTCCGGCCTCGTACGGAACACGCCCAACACCGCCGCGGAGTTTCTGGCCGGCGCCATGCACATGGAACAATTGCTGCAGCAGAGGTCCAATCAGTACGCCCGGCAACTGCGTCCAGTTCCGACGCTGTCAACTTTGGACCGGTTCGACCCCGGTCCCGGGATGAATCCGAGATTCCTtcgcgaactcatccgttccaTGATCCGCGAGGAGGTGCGGCACCTTCCAGGAACATTTTCCCCTCGCATCGATTCCGCTACCAGCGTCATCCTCGAGGAAGTTCAGGAGGCGCTCAGGGCACAAGCCGCTGCGGTCGTGCCGGCACCGCAACCGGCCCCATGTGTTGCCGCGCCGTACCCGGCCCCTGTTCAGCCAATCACGTACGCCGACGTCATGCGCCACCCAGCCCCATTTTTTGGCCTTCGCCTTACACCCCTCCAGTGGTCGCGGTGCACGCAGCTCAACCGCCTCCTTAGTAGGCTGATCGGCGACAGGCAccgcggaagactgatctctggcgcactccggatcaacgcccgctctgctaccactgtggtgaagccggcGATCTCTACCGGTGGTGCCCATATCGCGAAATGGGTCTGCGCGGCTTTTCTGTGGACAGTCCTCGTCCACGACCTAGAGAGCaacctcaggacatcgccgagtatgtcGCCCGTAGGCGTAGTTCCGTGCCTCCTACCCGCCGCCCGTCCCCCCGCCGCGAGTCGCGCTTGCCTTCTCCACGCCGGTCTTCGCCTTCTGAGTCCCGTTATGCCTGAGGACAACGTGATTCCTAGAGCCCCCGTCGCGAAAAATATCTCCGGCTACCTTTTGAGGCGAGGCCGCTGAACGCCGATCCGccgcaaagcttccaccgccgcaccgaccgACTCGCCTCGACATCGAAAGCCGCATCGCCGTACAGTTTTCCCCGACACGTCACCCGAATCGCCCCGTAGCCGCAACCCCAGTCGCcgaccagcttccgccgccgcaccgatTGTGTCACTCCCAACAGCGATCGGCAGTCCGCGCTGAAGGCAGGATCTCCTTGGACATCCCTGTTCTCGTCGACACTAAGGAGGTCAGCGCGTTGCGCGATTCGGGCGCAGATTACTCCATCGTTAGCGGACGGCCTGCGACTGCCCTGAAAAAAGTTACGACATTGTGGGAAGACCCCGACAAACGTACGGCCGACGGACATGTAGCATCGCTCGGTATGTGTGCGGCCCGGGTTACGGTTCGAggctgcaccttcgtcgccaTTTTTCTTGTTCTGCGCGAATGTTCTTGCGATGCCAtccttggcatcgactttcttcgCGAGCACGGTGCTATAATAGACCTCCCGAATCGCTTGGTGGCGTTTTCTACCAAAATCGCCACAGCCAAGCCGGCGCACCAGGGTTCTCAGTCCGCCCTGCGAGTTGCCGACGATAGCGTTACGGCGCCCCCACGTGCCAGCATTCTCGCTAGAGTTACCTGGGACGAGCCACATCGGGGACTCCGCGTTGTCGAGCGTAATGTCTCTCTCGTACTCACTAAGGAGACTGCGGTGACCCGAGTCCTTGGCTGCCTTCATGACAGTTGGACAGAGGTCCTTGttaccaacttttgcaatgagcatcgacatctattccgtggcacagccatcgcttacgtcgaccatgttCAGGAAGTGGCCGAATACTTTGGTTGCGAGGAGGGCACACCGGGACGTGACGCAGAAGCGCTCAACGACGTCAACATAAATCCAGGCCTTTCCTCCGCTGAAAAGGGGGCAACTCCTGGACCTCTTGCGAGAGTCTCgtgcgtgtttcacgtcgtcgtctaaggtgcgacaaacgtcgaTAAACACCGCATAATCACGCACGAAggagctcgacccatccatcacCAGCACTTTCATGTGTCCCCTCGGGAACGAGATGCTATACAAAAAcaggtcaaagagatgctcaCGGACGGCGTCATCCAAACGTAAAGCAGCCCGTGGTCAtctcctgtcgtcctcgtgaagaagacgGAACACTGcaattctgcgtcgactataggaaacttaacagtgtgacaaagaaagacgtgtatccgctgccgcgtatcgatgactCCCTCAGCCGTCTTTGtcaagccaagtacttctcttcggtagacctcaggagcggttattggcagatagaagtcgtgagaaaaccgccttcatcacaccggacgggctgtacgaattt
The genomic region above belongs to Amblyomma americanum isolate KBUSLIRL-KWMA chromosome 9, ASM5285725v1, whole genome shotgun sequence and contains:
- the LOC144105178 gene encoding uncharacterized protein LOC144105178; the protein is METVSASGETEWVTALSVVEVRPPNDQSAPQADSHGLLVALRRGTEEPGDGEKLRQEPEENSWLNMVPPLVIGFLIIASATAFVLSGPLQHREAMSSPQPEEAARIGAKDFVLPALEDETASNDSLHSETGAGGAEETRSIAAVPGPWKWISPV